The Mauremys reevesii isolate NIE-2019 linkage group 7, ASM1616193v1, whole genome shotgun sequence genome includes the window GCGAATGTGCTGTCACCAATGTGAGGCTGCCTTGGCGCGCGGCCCGGAGCCGGAACGCCGCGGCGGCTGATGAATGGTAGATGCCGGGCCGGCTGGTTCATGTGGAGCCTTCTGTGGGGGGAGCTACGAGCCGCTGCCGGCCCGAGGAGGCTCCTCTGCCGATCGGCCGCTTTCCTCAGCAGCGGCGACGCGGTttgccccggccctgcccgcgGAGCCCCGCCTGGCCACATGGAGCGGGCTGTGGTGCGCTGCGTCCCGTCGGAGCCGAAGATGAGCCTGTGGTTCGTGCTGTGTGACGGGAGCGCCAAGCACATGCAGCGGGACCAGACGGAGCCGCTAGGCCGGGCCTTGGCCCGCATCGCCACCAACGCCGGCAAGGGCCACGCCAAGGCGGCCAAGAAGAGCAAGAAAGCTCGGGCGGAGGCGGGACCGGCCGGGGAGCCGGTGGCGACGGCGCCGCTCGCCGTGCGCCTCTTCTCGCGGGACGGGGAGTCGGTGGCTGAAGACGTGTCCAATGCCGAGGCCTGGCAGGACGGCGCCGTGCTGCAGATCGGCGAAGTCAAGTACCAGGTAGAGCGGAACCCGCCCTCCGTCACCGAGCTCCAGCTGCCCCGCTCGCTGCTCGCCGGCTTCCCCGTCTGCCCCAAGATCCACACCGAATTCGGCGCGCCCCAGCACTGTCTCTTCCGCTGGTACCGGGAGCAGCCAGGGGGCGGCGGGGACGAGCCCTCCCCGGGGGGCGCCGTCTGGGTGGAAGCCCCCGTCAGGGACCGCGTCTTCACGCCGACCAACGCGCACATCGGACTGCGCCTCAAGCTCCACTGCACCCCGGGCAACAGCCAGCAGCGCTACGGGCTCCCCCGGGAGGTGGAGAGCAGCGGCCCCGTGGAGGCCGGGCCCGGCGCCTGTACCTTCGACTCCCGGCACCTCTACACCAAGAAGGTGTCCGGGGAAGGCTTAATCCGCACGGTCTCCTACAACGTTCTGGCTGACATCTATGCTCAGACCGAGCACTCGCGGACCGTGCTGTACCCCTACTGCGCGCCCTACGCGCTGGAGCTCGACTACCGGCAGAACCTGCTCAAGAAGGAGCTGGCCGGCTACAGCGCCGACCTCATCTGCTTGCAGGAGGTGGATAAATCTGTCTTCGCTGATAGCTTGGCCCCGGCGCTGGACGCCTTCGGCCTCGAAGGGCTCTTCAGGATCAAGGAGAAGCAGCATGAAGGCTTGGCTACTTTCTACCGCAGGGATAAGTTCACCTTGCTTAGCGAGCATGATATTGCCTTCAATGAGGCCCTGGTCTCTGACCTACTGCACAAGGAGCTGCGGGACAAGCTAGCCCCCTACCCCTTAGCCCAGGAGAAGGTGCTGCAGAGATCCTCTGTGTTGCAGGTACCAGCCGCTTGTACAGCAGCTCTGCCCCACAAATTGGGTGTGTCCAACCCCCAGGAAGTCAGGCTGTCACTGTTCAGGAGGAGGGGTCGCTATAGGACTACTGGTGGAAGGAAAAAGAAGGGACAGAGCAGCGATAGAGTAAAAGCTGctcaggcaggcagagctgtgATTGTGAGTAGGGTAGGAAccataggctgtgtctacactacagccgggatcaatgctctgagattgatccactagcggttgatttagcaggtctagtgaagacctgccaaatGAACAGCAGATCgttctccagtcgacccctgtactccaccccgatgagaagagtaaggtaagtcgacgggagagtttctcctgtttcTCCTATTTCTCCCCCCCCTGGAATgactcgacctaaggtacatccattccagctacgttattcaagtagctgaagttgcgtagcataggtcgacttactgtggtAGTGTTGACATAGCCATAGAGTCAGTCTATGCTGGAGCAAGCCCTTGTCAACATTATAGGGGAAATttgatctaagctacgcaatttgagttatgttaatagcgtaactcaaattgatgaagcttagatctacttactgcggggtccacactacgcgATGAGAACGGGAGTCTCCCCCAGCTCTTCTCAATCCAGTGGAATACAGGAGTCaatcttcactagacccactaaatcgatcaCCAATGCATCGATTGCTGTTCGTAGATCCCCCAGTAAGTGTAGTCCAGCCCTAAGtcgggttggcaacctctggcatgtggctcgccaggataagtacctggcgggccaggccagtttgtttacctgccgtgtcggcaggttcggctgatcgcggctcccactggccgcggttcgccatcctaggccaatgggggggtgggggggagccgtggccagtgggagccgcagtctgCCGAACCTGCCagcgcggcaggtaaacaaactggcccacccATCAGGGTTCTTACCCTGGCGAgcagcgtgccagaggttgccgacccctgccctaagtTATGGAGGGTTTTGAGAATTAGACAGAATCTCACACTGCTTAATGTGTAAAACAAGGAAATGTGTTTTAATAGCGGCAGTGTCACAGTCTATGGCATTCAGTTGCCATTCACCCAACTGGGTACGCGGGGCCAGTGTCAGTTCCTTTCCCCTGATTTCTGCCCTTTAGAATGTGGTCTTGATAAAAATGTGATTGTGCCAATTTTAAATGATGTATtcattttctttggtttctttctgTCTTCAGCCCATTTTAAAGTGAATTCTTAATTGTGATATAACAGAACATTGGAGTTTGTCAGATGTTCTATAATATCAGATCTAATTTTAGTTtcgaaaatatttttattctaaatTTTAATAAACTTTGAGGCATTGGCTATCTGATTTTGAAACACTGTAGACATACAAGTGGGGTGTGCATGTGAGATACTGACTGCGTGTTAGTGACATTAAgaaaattaaggccctgatcttgcagatAGTTAAGCAGGTGCATAAATATTCATGTTTGTAGACCCATTGACTACTCTCAAAGTTAAGCATCCACATTAGTGTTTGCAAGATCATGGCCCATGTTAGAAATCCCAGTAACTGACATAGAGGCCTGTGGCAGTGACAAATATAATCTCATTTACAAGGCTTGAAAAATCTACTTACCCCAAGAGCCAGTGTGAGTAGGAAACTCCCTGGTGCTTGATAGCAATCTAAacgtttttgtttaaaaaaattaacttccCAAACTAGTGCAGTGGTGGCTTCCACAGTGCAGAGAAACAACTCCAGTGTTCTTTCTGCAGAAGGGTGGAAGAATGGAGAAGGAAAAAACTTGGGAAAAGCTACACCAAGATCTTCTTTTACAGGAAAGACAGTGAAATGCAGAAGAAAAAGTATAGCAAAAGCAAGAGACTTGATAGGCAGGGCTGGTAAAATAGTATTTGGCAAATACATTAATTTTGCTGGAATTTGTCAAATGACTTATTTTACAAACACTTATTTTACTAGTTCTAGAACTGCTAAAGTACTATAATTGTCATGGGTCATGGCCTTTTGTGGGGGAGAAATGTTCTAATGGCATGTGTAGCTAGTATACATGGGCTATTTCCTGTCAGGTACACTTTTTTCAAAACCTGTTCATTGCTTATAATATTTTACTATAACATTCAAAATAATGTGTAGAAAGAGATGTATAAAAATGAGAATTGTCACCAAGGTACAAGCTGATTAATCACTAATAATGCATAATTCTAGATAGGCTCATAGAGGTCTGTAAAGCATATTCTGATTTAACATTTTGTAAAAGTGTGCTGTTTCATGCAGGTTTCAGTTCTTCAGTCTACAAATGATCCTTCGAGGAAGATTTGTATAGCCAATACTCATCTGTACTGGCATCCAAAAGGTAACTTTACGAATGTTGTATACAAGTATATATTATTAGCTAGATTTAGTAGCATTCCTACACAACTAGAATTTGCATTTCACACTTTTCTGAATGTAAGGATTTCTCCCTACTTCTTACAATTCCTCACCTTTCCTTATGGAGGTGAGGATTTCCTTAGTTCATTCCTTCTCAAAATGGGATCTTTAATTGATGCACCAACCTGATTGGAGGATTGTGTTATAACATTATGGAATGTAGTCTTGCTTGCTTAGGAATGTTCAGAATATAGCTGAAGCAAAGATTATTGTATTCTACATTCCACCCCCAATCTGTAATTTTCTAATATAGATGGGTTTACAGAGTGTGGCTCCCTCTGTCCTCAATGTAACTGATGGAGCCATGTTGTGGTATTGACAGCAGAGGAAGCAAATTGGGCCTCTCAAACCATGTCTCCCTTCTAGGCCCAAAAACTAGGAGTGGAGATTACCTCCTGTTTCTTGGTGTTCCTAAAGGGTGTAGGGGCAGAAAAAAGCTACTGAGATGGTGGTGGGGAAGCCAGTGGCCCATTAGGCTAGGGGCTTAACTGAAGAAGTGAGCAAGGGTGAAAAAGGCCCCTGCTCAATCCTTAGCAAAGAAGTTATTTGGtttctctagatcaggggtcagcaacctttcagaagtggtgtgccaagtcttcatttattcactctaatttaaggtctcgcgtgacagtaatacattttaatatttttagaaggtctctttctataagtctatataatatttactttacatacaacaagagtttagttatataaggttcttaaaatgtttaagaagcttcatttaaaattaaattaaaatgcagagcccccaggaccagtggccaggacccgggtagtgtgagtgccactgaaaatcagcgtgtgtgccgcaggttgcctacccctgctctagattcACTCTTACTTGGGAGGGGAAATTGCAGGGGTATGTTTAAAGATGCACAGTCCCTACAATCATGCACTGAAGTTGAAGCCTTGCTAacagttttaaaatgtatattgttgcAAACTATCAGTCAGCAGTAGTTTATAAAACTCATTTGAAACTACTGAATAAATAGAATACTTAATTAAGATGCTTTTATGTTCATAGGTGGAAACATCCGTCTCATCCAAATTGCTGTAGCTTTGTCTCACATTAGGCATGTTACATGTGATCTATATCCTGGCATACCTGTCATATTCTGCGGTGATTTTAATAGTACACCTTCAACTGGAATGTATAGTTTTATCAACAGTGGCAATATTGCTGAGGATCATGAAGACTGGGTCTCTAATGGAGAAGAAGAAAGATGCAATATGTCTCTAACTCATCCTTTCAAACTGCAAAGTGCTTGTGGAGAACCTGCTTATACAAATTATGTTGGTGGGTTTCATGGATGCCTGGACTACATTTTCATTGACATAAATGCTTTAGAGGTTGAACAAGTAATTCCATTGCCAAGTCATGAAGAAGTTACCACCCATCAGGCCTTGCCAAGTGTCTCTCATCCCTCTGATCATATAGCATTAATATGTGATTTAAAGTGGAAATAAGACTAACATTTGCATGACATTTGTTCCAGGCCTTTAAACAAGGAATTTGTTTACTTTAGGGGAACTTAACTTGTATCCCGGCTTATATGTAACTTTATAAAGACAGAAGCTAGACTGATTATTGGAAAAAAGTTCACATGCCTGTCATTTCGATTATAAATTTCTTATTGAGCGTTTTGTCTGACTGTTCATAACATTTGCATGACATAGCTTCTCCATTCCCTTTTTCTACACTAATAGGaagtccaaatatatttaaaacagatggggatgttttaaaaaaagaaaagttagaTTATCATACCTTTTTATAGGTGTTTTTAACTGATTAAGAGATTATTTTGTTACAGATGTATGAATAATCTAATTTCTATAAAAGTACATGTGAACGGAACCCTGTTTATATAATTCAGAATAGGATATAAAAGAGGGTAAGCAAATGACTTGTGCTGAATGAAATCAAAACTACTTTCAGTGCAGGACAAGTGTCACCACCTTCTTTTTaaataatcaaaaatataaatttATTCATTAAGCATTCCTGATGCTTCCCTAGGCTTTAGCGAGCTGCATGTTCAGTGTACTCCTACTTTTTTTGACACGATACTTTCTGACCAGAGACCAACATCTGAATAAGACTTGTACAATCAACATAAAACCATATTAAATTTTAGGATTAAAATGGTTTCGGGAACAGTGTCTTTGCCCACTTAATGTATTTGTAGCTACTGAAAGgctctttaaaataaatgaaaaaatcagattttaagaCCAGTTGTTGATTATTGTAAACCAGTATCAAgtttactaaaaataaaaatgtaagaaCTATATTTACTTTTGAGTATTGATTCCTGCTGTTATCTAATCTTATATCTAGCATTAGAAAACATACTAAAAGTTTTAGGTCAGTTTCCTAACAGTTTGGGAAGGagctttttaaattttacttGCCAGTTTTTGATTTGCAGGAAAGAATTAGTTTCTTCTGGAGAACAATGTCTTcctggtttggggggaggggaagaaaataaCACTTCACATAAGTAATATGTATCTAATTCTTTGGGTGAAAATGCTTAAAGGTGACTtgcaaagatttttaaaagttggATTTGCTCTATTTTTTCCCATCATAAAGGTGGCCTACTTGCTCACATTTTTCAATCTAGCACTATCAAGTCTAGTCTTTCTTGGAGAATATTTGAGATGTCTAAGGATGTACATTACCATAAtaatataattggagatatacctaacttgtagaactggaagggaccttgaaaggtcattgagtcctgccccctgccttcactagcaggactaagtactgatttttgccccagatccctaggtggccccctcaaggattgaactcatgaccctgggtttagcaggccaatgctcaaaccactgagctatccatcccccCCACTTAATGTAAAGAGTTAATTATTTAAACACCCACTACCCATGGCTTCCTTTCTCCAAAATGTTGGTCATGGAAACTGAAAAGATTCTGCAAACAAAAGATTTATACTGTTTTACTAATGCTTCTTGTTTCAGTTGATAACTTTCCCTTAACTCCAGCTATTATTGTCCTCATTTGACTAGTTTTCTGGTTATTAGTGCCTTCCAGGGCAAAAAAAAGCTCTGAATGTCTAGTGCTTAAAAATCAAGTAGAATTCTCACCCCTATCCACAATGAAAAGGCACATATCATGCAGATAGGAACACTAGAAATGCATTAGAAGAGTGTGGCTTCCTCATAGTGCAAAAGTTAAActgaatatttaaaatgaaaaaatttACTAAACTGAAAACTATGGGGATGCACAGACTTAGGACATCCAAAAAACCGTACCTGACTCTGCTCCTGTTGCTTGACCCATGGAACAACCAAACAGTGAAAACTAATCTGACACTCAAACAAGGTCCATACATATAcctcataataataataaatacagtgGTAGCATTTTCATAGTACTATACATGCTGATACGGGCAATTGTTCCGTGGTGTTTTCAAAAATGTGATGTGTGAGGCTCCCATGAGCTGAACCCTTAATTATGTGACGGTTGGTACCAGTCAAACTAGTATGGGAGGGGTCTAAGTATTGCCACTCTCCTTGGCACCTCATGGGCTGTAGAGCCTCCTCACAGGGTAGGTGGCTGCTGCTAGGCAAGGATAGGGACTGAAGCTGTTACTGCCTCCATGGTGGGAGAGAGTAAAAAGAACAGGCCTGGAGAGGAACTCCTTTCTCTCACCAAGAAAAATGGGAGGAAAGTCCTAGGGCCCAAGGCCCAAGCACATGCACTGTTACCTCTCCCTGGACACACTATTAGAATGGAGCCTTCCCCCTTGTGACTGGTGCTGGCGATGGGAGTAGAGACAgacactgctgctgctggaacaACCAGCAGCAAACTTTTACTTTCCAGCCCTCAGAGCCTtttctggtgtcagaagtgaCTTCCTGGAACTCTTCCATTGAGGGGAAGAGAGATGATTCTTAGAAGAGAATGAGTGCAGCAGGCCTAAGCTGAGGGGCTGGATTTCACCTATGGGTGGGATGATGGTGGGGAAATATGGGTTAAGAGGGTTGCTGACCATGGAAAATTAACACCCACTGTACATTACTACTATGAGCACACAACTGGTGTGGATTACTGTGGGATGTTACTATAACTTATAACCTGCTGCTCtcaatttgttttcatttgttgcattttatatttagattgtaagcgctTGAGTAGGGAGTGTTTGTGAAGCTTTTGGGTGCTCAAAAATAAGTGATGAAAGATCATTTTGAATCAGACTAATGTACATATGTAAAAACAAATGCCATAGGTACATGTTTCTACCACCCTGCTTACCAGCTATGTATCCATTGCACCTTGCATGTAAGATATTTTGATTAAAGATGTTTTCTGATAAGGACTTTGAGTCTTAAATCATGTATTTCACCTGTGATGGTGAGGAACTCTGGGGCAGAAGGCTTTTTATTCTTGTACATATTTGTCTAGGGTAATTCTCTTTCTGCCTGCCTATTCTCCAGTGTGGCCTATATCTTTGTGGTTCAGAATCATATAGCCAATTCACCATAGTTTACATGTACAAACTGTAGCAAaactgcatcatctccatttatCTCCCTGCTGTGTGTAGCTTTTGAAAGCAAGCTATCCGGGGGCCTCTCAGACTTCATAGATTTGTGAACTCACCATCTCTGGTAACTAgtgtcatggaaaaaatatgtatgtatgtatttctaactccatgcagtgtagacagaagTAGAGCCACTGCCACATGGTCTGTCAGCTCTTCTGTCTACCAGCAAGAAGCCTTCCATGGTCATGGACCACAGTTAGATAAGTTCTGAAGTAAAGCAATTGCAATATGTGGATGCTCTTGCTTTGGGAAAAAGTAGTGCTGAATGAAACACATGATTGTGAATAGAGTTATTGAGAGGAAGATCTTTTATGTTGGTTTCACAAAGTTCTGTATAGCCATTCAGCAAATTTATCAGGATTACCCTATAGGACAaactttttgtgcctcagtttcataTCTATAAACTTTAGCTAATACATCCCAATTACTGTAAAACACTTGGAAGGCCTCCAAAGGGGATAAAGAAGTGCTATGTGTGCTCTGTTGAGTATACAGAGGTTGGATTTCAGAATGCCTAAGTATATTTAAACAGATACAgtagcagaggaggaaggaaatttTGATGGACTCGCCCCCTGGCCTAGTAAGCAATTAAGGCAGCTGTTTTGCCTTTAAAAATTATGAGCAATGCTCATAATGGCATAACACCTCCTCATGGCAACTGTGCAAGCTTGTGCCAGATGTAGCCACTGTAATGAAGATTTTCCTCACTCTCCTGCTTTTCAGATACCTGTGGCTGTACCAATGGGCTTGTCTGAGATGATATAATTAGTCTCTTTGGAAAGGGTGATTGAGACTTGATGCAGGCAGTACAGTGGCACAACCCAGCATGTCCGGTAAGGGTATGGGTAGTGAGAATGTTGAGGGGAGGATACATAgctggggaggagggaccagATAGGACAAGCCCCTCTCTTCCTGACTTTACTGTGTTACCTGAAGGATGAAGGTAGAGAGGCTACCTCTCTAATCTGGTACATTGCTGACTACACAGCTGGGGAGTTGGATATCACCACCCTCAATCCCTCAGAGAGAGGGGACTCTAGTATCAGGTCACTGATAACACTTGG containing:
- the PDE12 gene encoding 2',5'-phosphodiesterase 12 encodes the protein MNGRCRAGWFMWSLLWGELRAAAGPRRLLCRSAAFLSSGDAVCPGPARGAPPGHMERAVVRCVPSEPKMSLWFVLCDGSAKHMQRDQTEPLGRALARIATNAGKGHAKAAKKSKKARAEAGPAGEPVATAPLAVRLFSRDGESVAEDVSNAEAWQDGAVLQIGEVKYQVERNPPSVTELQLPRSLLAGFPVCPKIHTEFGAPQHCLFRWYREQPGGGGDEPSPGGAVWVEAPVRDRVFTPTNAHIGLRLKLHCTPGNSQQRYGLPREVESSGPVEAGPGACTFDSRHLYTKKVSGEGLIRTVSYNVLADIYAQTEHSRTVLYPYCAPYALELDYRQNLLKKELAGYSADLICLQEVDKSVFADSLAPALDAFGLEGLFRIKEKQHEGLATFYRRDKFTLLSEHDIAFNEALVSDLLHKELRDKLAPYPLAQEKVLQRSSVLQVSVLQSTNDPSRKICIANTHLYWHPKGGNIRLIQIAVALSHIRHVTCDLYPGIPVIFCGDFNSTPSTGMYSFINSGNIAEDHEDWVSNGEEERCNMSLTHPFKLQSACGEPAYTNYVGGFHGCLDYIFIDINALEVEQVIPLPSHEEVTTHQALPSVSHPSDHIALICDLKWK